A genomic window from Nicotiana sylvestris chromosome 11, ASM39365v2, whole genome shotgun sequence includes:
- the LOC104246936 gene encoding NDR1/HIN1-like protein 10, which yields MNDPNRPPVTGYPAAAPPNPNGYGGYGSSAQPPPPGTAYPYAAPPPSSTTYYNNNPYYQQPIPYAVQRATFLRRIIAIAIAAMVITGTFVFIVWLILRPRLPEFRVDSLSVSNLNLSNSLISANWDLRFTVRNPNKKLTLYYDDVAAAVFYDSASLSDTTVPPFFQDKRAETAQKASFATSGSYVENRAFDGMNKERARSSAIGFDVRMVARVRFKAGSWRARRRFIRVYCKDLSVGVGPNKSSGNLLGGPRQCRVGL from the coding sequence ATGAACGACCCCAATAGACCACCAGTTACCGGTTACCCCGCCGCCGCCCCTCCAAACCCTAACGGTTACGGCGGTTACGGCAGTTCCGCTCAACCCCCACCACCCGGCACCGCCTACCCATACGCCGCACCCCCACCTTCCTCCACCACATACTACAACAACAATCCATACTACCAACAACCCATTCCTTACGCCGTCCAACGGGCCACCTTCCTCCGCCGCATAATCGCTATAGCCATAGCTGCTATGGTCATCACCGGCACCTTTGTTTTTATCGTCTGGCTCATCCTCCGCCCCCGTCTACCGGAGTTCCGAGTCGACTCGCTCTCAGTCTCAAACCTTAATCTCTCCAATTCATTAATTTCCGCTAATTGGGACCTCCGTTTTACTGTCCGAAACCCCAACAAAAAGTTGACACTTTACTACGATGATGTAGCAGCAGCGGTTTTTTATGATTCGGCTTCGCTTTCCGACACTACAGTCCCGCCGTTTTTTCAGGATAAACGGGCTGAGACTGCCCAGAAAGCGAGTTTTGCTACTTCAGGTTCGTATGTAGAGAATCGAGCCTTTGATGGGATGAATAAAGAGAGGGCTCGAAGTAGTGCAATTGGGTTTGATGTGAGGATGGTGGCTAGGGTCAGGTTTAAGGCGGGGTCTTGGAGAGCGAGGAGGAGGTTTATAAGGGTTTACTGTAAGGATTTGTCTGTTGGGGTTGGGCCCAATAAGTCGTCCGGGAACTTGCTTGGTGGGCCCCGACAGTGCCGGGTTGGACTCTGA